In Cyclopterus lumpus isolate fCycLum1 chromosome 13, fCycLum1.pri, whole genome shotgun sequence, the genomic window ATCTATGAATGTATTTACAGTATAAAATGTACAGATGcgtgtttgcattttttttttttttttcaaagtttgTCACGGGGctttattttaaagcatttaaGGAAATGTAGAATGTAGGCAACCATATGGCACGGAGAGAAAATAAACCACTGTGGAGGTAGCCTCCTGGTTTAATGGTCGCCAATAATTTAAATTTGCTCCGAAATATTGACATCACCAAAAGGTGCACTGGaaaaatggcaaaaacaacTGTCATAAAAAACATATCGAAACTGGCTAGGCCAAATCATACCAGAGGACAGTCGCACTTCACACGCCTTTGCAAATTGTTTGGCAATATTTTTCTGTCCGTTTATTAAGAGCTCGTTAGGCCTCTTTACCACAATGTTCTAAGACGAGAACTAACACATTTTTACCTCAGAGTTTCTCCAAGCTTTTGGGGTTGGTCAGTATTTCTCTTGCCAGTCGCCAAGTCTGTTTGGCTGCATTCTCCAGAGAAGAGTGAGGTTTTCCTTGAAATAGGTCTAAACTAGGCAGGAAATAATGCGGGCACCTTCTGCACTGCAAACATGAAATGAGCTGCAATAGTATCCCGTTCAGGCGGTCGCCGAGGCAGTTCTCATCCCAGTCGGACTCCCTGGGATGCTTCTCGCACTCGTAGGAAACCAAAGTTTTCATGTGGTAGTTGTTCAGAGGTGTTCCGGGCAGTTCGAGGTGGCGGTCCCGTAACGTTTTGAGGACTGATAAGCATTTCTTCCTGCACCCACCCAGGATTAGCCGGTTCTCGGCCTCGGCGAACTGCAAGACCCAGGCGTCGCTCTCCGCTGAGCTCTGCTTGCCGTTCAAGGAGTAGcactctttggataaaagattGAAACCTTCCGCTTTGACTTCTGCCACTCGGTTAGGTCCCGGCCAGGGGATGTGAGGGAGAGGCCAGTGCGCAGCGCTTCGTGGCCAGATCCCAGTGCACTTGAAAGCCGGCGTGATTTGCACCACATATCTGTCTCTAATGCGCAACTTCACCTCACTTGTGTCAGCGACCATTTTGATAACATCTCTGTAGCTGCATTTATCCACTGCCTGCGCCACCAGCGTCTGAAATCTCGAACGGATCTTGCGTGCCGAGAGGTAACCAGAGGCTGTTATGAATTCAACCCAGAGAGACATGCTTCTCTTGCGGCCGTCGCTGAGCTTGAGCACGGCGCAGCCCGGGAGAGATCCGTCATCCACAAAGTTGAATACTCCCATCTGATTCAGATAGAGTACAACCTCGAACTCGTTGGGTGAAATGACCTCCAGTCCCTCGAAACGATTATCCATCTCGCTGAGAGAGCTGATGAAGCGGGGCTCCTGCACCTCGACCTCCTTCAGGACATCCGATACCACCTTGCACACCTCCCGGATGGATTTGGAGATGGCTGCTTTTCGAGATTGACATTTCTCGTTGTAGTATTTGTTGAGGTGATACACCAACTTTGCCTGGGCGGCTATCATATTTGGGCAGAGATCCGGGTTGTACACCGGAGTCTCGCAGTAAGCCGAGGGATCCAACGCGGCTGTTTGTACGGGAGCCAATttaagagaagaaagaaaactatttaaaaagaagaaaaaatgtctATTTATAAGACCACTATTTAAAGCTGTGCTCAGAGCACATGCGTTATAATCATATCATAACATTCACAGCTGTTGTACCGTAAACTGCATTGAAGTGCACGATGCAAGTCCTCGAATCTATCAGGATGACCTGCTTAAAAGTCCATTTCTAGTTGTGGTTCAGTAGCCCGCAAAATACCTTTTGGTTTTTCTCTGATCACTGTGCCAGTTCGGAGTCCGCGTAATTGCGCAGAGTGGAGTGTTCCCTCCAGACGCAGACGCCCGGTGTTGCTGTGTTTTAcaacaggagacacacacactctttattaTAAGGGAGGAGTTGAAACCAAGATGTCCAATCGCTGTCTGATGCGTCACCGCTTTCCAGTTTATCGAAAACTAATTCATCCCCGGGTGCTATATACGAGTTAAAAAGTacaggtagtagtagtatatcgAGGAGCGGAAGTACACCTATACGTATTcggagagaataaaaaaaacggcAATTTCACTGCGTTACGTTGCTTTCCTTGGACTTTATCTGCTGCTTTTTAGTCCGCTATATTGAGTCATGTATGAAACCGTAGGTGGATTTAGAACTGTTAAGTATTTAAAATTAGCCTTa contains:
- the mab21l1 gene encoding putative nucleotidyltransferase MAB21L1 — protein: MIAAQAKLVYHLNKYYNEKCQSRKAAISKSIREVCKVVSDVLKEVEVQEPRFISSLSEMDNRFEGLEVISPNEFEVVLYLNQMGVFNFVDDGSLPGCAVLKLSDGRKRSMSLWVEFITASGYLSARKIRSRFQTLVAQAVDKCSYRDVIKMVADTSEVKLRIRDRYVVQITPAFKCTGIWPRSAAHWPLPHIPWPGPNRVAEVKAEGFNLLSKECYSLNGKQSSAESDAWVLQFAEAENRLILGGCRKKCLSVLKTLRDRHLELPGTPLNNYHMKTLVSYECEKHPRESDWDENCLGDRLNGILLQLISCLQCRRCPHYFLPSLDLFQGKPHSSLENAAKQTWRLAREILTNPKSLEKL